The Campylobacter concisus genome has a window encoding:
- a CDS encoding ABC transporter permease produces the protein MTSLPKYLLFKYLRFDKTQPFIALSALLAFLGVSIGLMVLIVAMAIMNGFDKEFERKLFTMNYPITVQSAFKGSIDDNFVDELKAKFSDLKFSPFISTQVIYRSPNALEGGLVYGVNFKDEKQINSVVNEALKDKELEGFEILVGSGITSEFRLRDDEKLTLIFTKADPAGFSLTPKMKRFDIGGSFTSGLIAYDKAFSYTSVDALRKILDYPKGVYDGIHIFSSKPFDDIKRVREGLPAGTVAIGWWEQNGNFFSALALEKRALFIVLMLIILVASLNIISSLLMTVMNRRQEIALLLALGASKGEIKRSFFYQGLVIGGGGIIFGLVLGFLGLFLLGNFNIIDLPADVYGSSKLPLELSTLDLVLIVVGAVFIVAISSYYPAKKATEVNVLQTLRNE, from the coding sequence ATGACAAGCTTACCAAAGTATCTACTTTTTAAATATTTAAGATTTGATAAAACTCAGCCATTTATCGCTCTAAGCGCCTTGCTCGCCTTTCTTGGTGTTAGCATTGGTCTTATGGTTTTAATAGTTGCTATGGCTATCATGAATGGGTTTGATAAAGAATTTGAGCGCAAACTTTTTACTATGAACTACCCTATAACCGTTCAAAGCGCCTTTAAGGGCTCGATCGATGATAACTTTGTGGATGAGCTAAAGGCTAAATTTAGTGACCTTAAATTTAGCCCATTTATTAGCACGCAGGTCATTTACCGCTCGCCAAATGCGCTTGAGGGCGGGCTGGTTTATGGCGTAAATTTTAAAGATGAAAAGCAGATAAACTCAGTCGTAAATGAAGCTTTAAAAGACAAAGAGTTAGAGGGCTTTGAGATACTTGTGGGAAGCGGCATAACGAGTGAGTTTAGACTAAGAGATGATGAAAAACTAACGCTTATCTTTACAAAGGCTGATCCAGCTGGCTTTTCACTAACACCAAAGATGAAGCGCTTTGACATAGGCGGCTCATTTACATCTGGACTAATCGCCTACGATAAGGCGTTTTCATATACTTCAGTTGATGCATTAAGGAAAATTTTGGACTATCCAAAGGGCGTTTATGATGGAATTCACATCTTTTCAAGTAAGCCATTTGATGATATAAAAAGAGTGCGCGAGGGGCTTCCAGCAGGCACGGTTGCCATTGGCTGGTGGGAGCAAAATGGCAACTTTTTCTCAGCGCTTGCACTTGAAAAAAGAGCACTTTTTATCGTTTTGATGCTCATTATCCTTGTGGCGTCGCTAAATATCATAAGCTCACTGCTAATGACTGTAATGAACCGCAGGCAGGAGATCGCCTTGCTTCTAGCACTTGGAGCTAGCAAAGGCGAGATAAAAAGAAGCTTTTTTTATCAAGGGCTAGTAATAGGTGGTGGCGGCATTATATTTGGCCTAGTGCTTGGCTTTTTGGGGCTATTTTTACTTGGAAATTTCAACATCATAGACCTGCCAGCTGACGTCTATGGCTCAAGCAAACTACCGCTTGAACTCTCAACTCTTGATCTTGTGCTTATCGTAGTTGGAGCTGTGTTTATCGTGGCTATCTCGTCTTACTATCCAGCTAAAAAAGCCACAGAGGTAAATGTCCTTCAAACTTTAAGAAATGAGTAA
- a CDS encoding cation:proton antiporter, which produces MEQILEGFLLVAAISVALNVIFKKFQIPTIIGYIVTGTLISEFFNLKSNDEISHIAEFGIAFLMFTIGLEFSFKHLMSMKKEVFLNGGLQVCLSGFVMGVMLYYALHLKDETALIAGLAFALSSTAIVLKTLNDNGDVSKIYGRKALGILLFQDIAVIPILLMIDMFSSQDASINELLLKTFTSAVILIVVLFLLGKYVINWIFYKVVQTNSQEVFIATILFMVVGSSTLAHLFGFSYSLGAFLAGMMMAETQYKHQIEVDLIPFRDLLLGLFFITVGMQINFVVVLSNIWLVLGLVFSIMVVKAIVVFAVLNIYLKRRVAAKTALSVCQIGEFALAVFGLMTTRNLLDVQTAQIFIAASVISMFATPFILKKLDVLADLVEREVVVESNETLKPQKLKNHIVVFGYDRLGQEVVLRLKETKLLYIVLDNDISLVELGRSRGENVFLGNVLQSNTLENACLDDAAAVIITVNNEQRVELIAQKIKDYGANIQTIIKANGEGNKDIFGELGENFHLISEERVMAKTLVHEALQCKIDHDVRA; this is translated from the coding sequence ATGGAACAAATTTTAGAAGGCTTCTTGCTTGTAGCTGCGATCTCAGTTGCGCTAAATGTTATTTTTAAGAAATTTCAGATACCAACTATCATCGGCTACATCGTAACAGGCACGCTTATATCAGAATTTTTCAACCTAAAAAGCAACGATGAAATTTCTCATATAGCTGAGTTTGGTATTGCATTTTTGATGTTTACGATCGGACTTGAGTTTAGCTTTAAGCACCTGATGAGCATGAAAAAAGAGGTCTTTCTAAATGGCGGTCTGCAAGTTTGCTTAAGCGGCTTTGTGATGGGCGTGATGCTTTACTACGCGCTTCATCTAAAGGACGAGACAGCGCTTATTGCAGGTCTTGCCTTTGCTCTATCTTCAACTGCGATCGTGCTAAAAACCCTAAATGACAACGGCGATGTGAGTAAAATTTATGGTAGAAAAGCGCTTGGAATTTTGCTATTTCAAGATATCGCCGTCATCCCTATTTTGCTTATGATAGATATGTTTAGCTCGCAAGATGCCTCGATAAATGAGCTTTTACTAAAGACATTTACGAGTGCGGTTATACTTATAGTTGTGCTATTTTTGCTCGGCAAATATGTCATCAACTGGATATTTTATAAGGTCGTTCAGACAAATTCGCAAGAGGTTTTCATAGCTACCATTCTCTTCATGGTTGTTGGCTCTAGTACACTGGCTCACCTCTTTGGCTTTTCATACTCGCTTGGCGCATTCTTAGCTGGTATGATGATGGCAGAGACGCAGTACAAGCACCAGATCGAGGTCGATCTCATACCTTTTAGAGATCTGCTTCTTGGACTATTTTTCATAACCGTTGGCATGCAGATAAATTTTGTAGTCGTACTCTCAAACATCTGGCTAGTTCTAGGTCTAGTCTTTAGCATAATGGTCGTAAAAGCCATCGTCGTTTTTGCCGTTTTAAATATCTACTTAAAACGCAGGGTAGCTGCTAAGACCGCACTTAGCGTCTGCCAGATCGGAGAATTTGCACTGGCTGTATTTGGGCTGATGACTACTAGAAATTTACTTGATGTCCAAACTGCTCAAATTTTCATCGCAGCCTCTGTTATATCGATGTTTGCAACACCTTTTATACTTAAAAAGCTTGATGTCTTAGCTGATCTTGTAGAGCGTGAGGTGGTAGTCGAGTCAAATGAGACATTAAAGCCACAAAAACTAAAAAATCACATCGTAGTCTTTGGCTATGATAGGCTTGGTCAAGAGGTGGTTTTAAGGCTAAAGGAGACAAAGCTTTTATACATCGTGCTTGATAACGACATCAGCCTAGTTGAGCTTGGTAGGAGCCGCGGGGAAAATGTATTTTTAGGAAACGTGCTTCAAAGCAACACTCTTGAAAATGCTTGCTTAGACGATGCAGCCGCTGTCATCATAACTGTAAATAACGAGCAAAGAGTTGAGCTAATCGCGCAAAAGATCAAAGACTACGGAGCAAATATCCAAACGATCATCAAAGCAAATGGCGAGGGCAACAAAGATATCTTTGGCGAGCTAGGCGAGAATTTCCACCTTATAAGTGAGGAGCGCGTCATGGCAAAAACCCTTGTTCATGAAGCCCTTCAGTGCAAGATCGACCACGACGTAAGAGCGTAG
- a CDS encoding heat shock protein transcriptional repressor HspR has protein sequence MQNYEEPLFLISVVAKVLSIHPQTLRQYEREGLVEPSRTDGKMRLYSQKDVDRVKTILNLTRELGVNLAGVDVILQLKEKIDDLEATIDELNKKLHEATSQTSTKRSLVKRKSSFDLVFYEGKK, from the coding sequence ATGCAAAATTATGAAGAACCACTTTTTTTAATAAGCGTTGTAGCAAAGGTTTTAAGCATACATCCACAAACTTTAAGACAATACGAGAGAGAGGGGCTAGTAGAGCCATCAAGAACAGATGGCAAGATGAGGCTCTACTCACAAAAAGACGTTGATCGCGTCAAAACGATACTAAATTTAACCCGAGAACTTGGTGTAAATTTAGCAGGTGTTGATGTGATACTTCAGCTAAAAGAAAAAATTGACGATTTAGAAGCAACTATTGATGAGTTAAATAAAAAATTACACGAAGCTACCAGTCAAACTAGCACCAAAAGATCGCTTGTGAAGAGAAAAAGTAGCTTTGATCTTGTATTTTACGAAGGCAAAAAATAA
- a CDS encoding DnaJ C-terminal domain-containing protein, with protein MSESLYETLGVSKGASSDEIKKAYRKLARKYHPDINKDPGAEDKFKEINAAYEILSDEKKRAQYDQYGDNMFGGQNFHDFARGSADMGDLNDILKNIFSGGFGGGGAKFSGGFSGGFEGFEGFGGGGFGFGGADLDVNAKISIPFDVAVTGGEHKINFNGESIKIKIPSGIEGGEKLRIKGKGKSAGGQTGDLILAISVEPSDEYERVGDDLYKDIEIPLKTMLFGGKIEVHTYKKDVTIKIAENSKTGTKIRLKGYGVQNRKSRIYGDLYLKARVKLPNISELDEGLVKELKEKLPE; from the coding sequence ATGAGCGAAAGCTTATATGAAACTTTAGGAGTTTCAAAAGGCGCATCAAGCGACGAGATAAAAAAAGCTTATAGAAAACTTGCTAGAAAGTACCACCCAGACATCAACAAAGACCCTGGAGCAGAGGATAAATTTAAAGAGATAAACGCTGCTTATGAAATTTTAAGTGACGAGAAAAAACGTGCCCAGTATGATCAATACGGCGATAATATGTTTGGCGGTCAAAATTTCCACGACTTTGCCAGAGGTTCAGCCGATATGGGCGATCTAAACGATATCTTGAAAAATATCTTCTCAGGCGGATTTGGTGGAGGCGGCGCTAAATTTAGCGGTGGCTTTAGTGGAGGTTTTGAAGGATTTGAAGGCTTTGGCGGAGGCGGATTTGGCTTTGGAGGAGCTGATCTAGATGTAAATGCTAAAATTTCTATACCATTTGACGTGGCTGTAACTGGCGGCGAACACAAGATAAATTTTAATGGCGAAAGCATCAAGATAAAGATCCCAAGCGGCATAGAAGGCGGCGAAAAACTTCGCATAAAAGGCAAAGGCAAGAGTGCTGGCGGTCAAACTGGCGATCTTATACTTGCCATTAGCGTTGAGCCAAGCGACGAATATGAAAGAGTTGGCGACGATCTTTATAAAGATATAGAAATTCCACTAAAAACTATGCTCTTTGGCGGTAAGATCGAGGTGCATACATATAAAAAAGATGTAACCATCAAGATCGCTGAAAACTCAAAAACAGGCACGAAGATCCGCTTGAAAGGATATGGCGTACAAAACAGAAAGAGCAGAATTTATGGCGATCTTTACTTAAAAGCCAGGGTAAAACTTCCAAATATCAGTGAGCTTGACGAGGGCTTAGTCAAAGAGTTAAAAGAAAAATTACCGGAGTAA
- a CDS encoding Do family serine endopeptidase: protein MKKFMLISLAAASLLMGADIKFNEANQDVTRVSPLSDKNSVLSYYDSIAQAKLSVVNISTTKTVSNAGIEQMFNDPFFNEFFGFNFAKPKEKEKTTSLGSGVIISNDGYIVTNNHVIEDSDQIVVTLAKGGKEYKAKLIGSDPKTDLAVIKIEANGLNAITFADSSKLLDADVVFAIGNPFGVGESITQGIVSGLNKDDIGLNQYENFIQTDASINPGNSGGALVDSRGYLVGINSAILSKSGGNNGIGFAIPSNMVKDIAKKLITDGKIERGFIGVTIANLTDEQKELYTNKEGALISGVEQGMPADEAGLKRGDLVISANGKAIKNANDLKNFIGSLTPNSSVDITYERSNKVMNTKIKLVNMDHNAKDATKSVIIDGLSVSNLSDEIRFKYKISPDTQGVLVTDVKSGSKAEDFGFERGDVIVQVGEESIKDIQTFASTVKNAKGKKTLVWINRGGIMQGLVIK, encoded by the coding sequence ATGAAAAAATTTATGCTAATTTCATTAGCGGCGGCTTCTTTGCTAATGGGAGCTGATATTAAATTTAACGAAGCAAACCAAGATGTAACTAGAGTTTCGCCGTTAAGTGATAAAAATAGTGTGCTTTCATACTATGACTCTATCGCTCAGGCAAAACTTTCAGTTGTAAATATCTCAACTACAAAAACAGTAAGCAACGCTGGCATTGAGCAGATGTTTAATGACCCGTTTTTTAATGAATTTTTTGGATTTAACTTTGCAAAACCAAAAGAGAAAGAAAAGACAACCTCTCTTGGCTCTGGCGTCATCATCTCAAATGACGGCTACATCGTTACAAACAACCACGTCATCGAAGATAGCGACCAGATCGTTGTGACATTGGCAAAGGGCGGTAAGGAGTATAAAGCAAAGCTAATAGGTAGCGATCCAAAAACCGATCTAGCCGTTATAAAGATAGAGGCAAATGGGCTAAATGCGATAACATTTGCCGACTCATCAAAGCTGCTTGACGCGGACGTAGTCTTTGCCATAGGCAATCCTTTTGGCGTAGGCGAGAGCATTACTCAAGGCATCGTTTCAGGGCTAAACAAAGATGATATCGGACTTAATCAATATGAAAATTTCATCCAAACAGACGCCTCTATAAACCCTGGCAACTCAGGTGGCGCTTTGGTTGATAGCAGAGGCTATTTAGTCGGTATAAACTCAGCCATACTTTCAAAAAGTGGTGGCAACAACGGCATAGGTTTTGCGATCCCATCAAATATGGTAAAAGATATCGCTAAAAAGCTGATAACTGACGGCAAGATCGAGCGTGGATTTATCGGCGTAACGATAGCAAATTTAACTGATGAGCAAAAAGAGCTTTATACAAATAAAGAGGGTGCTTTAATAAGCGGCGTAGAGCAGGGCATGCCAGCAGATGAAGCGGGACTAAAAAGAGGCGACTTGGTTATCTCAGCAAACGGCAAAGCTATCAAAAATGCAAATGATCTTAAAAATTTCATCGGCTCACTAACTCCAAATAGCAGCGTTGATATAACTTACGAGCGATCAAATAAAGTGATGAATACAAAAATCAAGCTTGTAAATATGGATCACAATGCAAAAGATGCGACAAAAAGCGTCATCATCGATGGTCTTAGCGTTAGCAATCTAAGCGATGAGATAAGATTTAAGTATAAGATCAGCCCAGATACTCAAGGCGTGCTTGTAACTGACGTAAAATCTGGCTCAAAAGCTGAAGACTTTGGCTTTGAAAGAGGCGATGTGATCGTTCAAGTTGGCGAAGAGAGCATAAAAGATATTCAAACATTTGCAAGCACTGTTAAAAATGCAAAAGGCAAAAAGACGCTAGTGTGGATAAACCGCGGTGGCATCATGCAAGGCCTTGTTATAAAATAA
- a CDS encoding response regulator transcription factor — protein sequence MTRILMIEDDMELAEILTEYLENYDIKVTTAEEPYIGLSTLNTSEFDLVILDLTLPGMDGLEVCKEIRKKHNIPIIISSARHDITDKVNALDNGADDYLPKPYDPQELLARIKSHLRRQSIAPANDARNLNKDLVLKDFEREILFKGSVLNLTAAEYDILKYLLQKEGGAVTREELIYNCESINEDSSNKSIDVIIGRIRQKLNENPKEPKYIHAIRGIGYKLVL from the coding sequence ATGACTAGAATTTTAATGATAGAAGATGATATGGAGCTTGCTGAAATTTTAACTGAATACCTAGAAAACTACGACATAAAAGTAACGACGGCCGAGGAGCCATATATCGGACTATCTACTTTAAACACAAGCGAATTTGACCTAGTTATCCTTGATCTTACGCTCCCTGGCATGGACGGACTAGAGGTGTGCAAAGAGATAAGAAAAAAGCACAATATCCCTATAATCATCTCAAGCGCAAGGCACGATATAACAGACAAAGTAAATGCCCTAGATAATGGCGCGGACGACTATCTACCAAAGCCTTATGACCCACAAGAGCTGCTGGCTCGTATCAAAAGCCATCTAAGAAGGCAGAGTATCGCTCCTGCAAATGACGCGAGAAATTTAAATAAAGACTTGGTTTTAAAAGACTTTGAGCGTGAAATTTTATTTAAAGGCAGCGTGCTAAATTTAACCGCAGCAGAGTATGACATCTTAAAATATCTGCTTCAAAAAGAGGGCGGAGCGGTCACTAGAGAGGAGCTCATCTACAACTGCGAGAGCATAAATGAAGATAGCTCAAACAAAAGTATCGACGTCATCATCGGCAGAATTCGCCAAAAACTAAATGAAAATCCAAAAGAGCCAAAATACATCCACGCTATCCGCGGCATCGGCTACAAGTTGGTCCTTTGA
- a CDS encoding ArsS family sensor histidine kinase, which produces MPRSSIFITITFIFGLALVSIFLAFLWLMGFDKQNYTRELNNKYSNVARTNLLYMGGIINKAQYDRQLSNIDMPEITAKNEKEEILKNAAVLEEISSDLGSSAILLYDKHHYLKIEHLDELKLLMDKEFQPYRYEVIKAVFLVVAVILLAAYIFVIYKIKPLRKLKRQIVKFANGELDGVQNVGNGKDEISEVSEAFYEAVCQIKALNDSRHLFLRNIMHELKTPITKGLIAAQMIEKSKNQERLISVFHKLENLINELAAIEQITSKIGLTNKTPCLMRDLIDEAIDIAMVEKEHVGISELDEVRVMVDFKLFSVAIKNMIDNGIKYSTDKHVNIMVSKDHMKFITQGEKLKNDLDFYIQPFIKGEDAQKSFGLGLYIVSNILEAHGLKFGYEYKNGMNVFIFENLQDIIAA; this is translated from the coding sequence ATGCCAAGATCTTCTATATTTATCACGATAACATTTATCTTTGGGCTCGCGCTCGTTTCGATATTTCTAGCCTTTTTATGGCTCATGGGCTTTGACAAGCAAAACTACACAAGAGAGCTAAATAACAAATACTCAAACGTCGCAAGGACAAATTTGCTCTACATGGGTGGCATCATAAACAAAGCTCAGTACGACCGCCAGCTCTCAAACATCGACATGCCAGAGATCACAGCTAAAAATGAAAAAGAAGAAATTTTAAAAAATGCAGCCGTTTTAGAAGAAATTTCAAGTGATCTAGGATCAAGTGCGATCTTGCTTTATGATAAGCATCACTACCTAAAGATCGAGCATTTAGATGAGCTAAAGCTTTTGATGGATAAAGAATTTCAGCCTTATAGATATGAGGTGATAAAGGCTGTGTTTTTGGTAGTTGCGGTCATTTTGCTCGCTGCTTATATCTTTGTCATCTATAAGATAAAGCCGCTTAGAAAGCTAAAGCGTCAGATCGTGAAATTTGCAAATGGCGAGCTTGACGGTGTGCAAAATGTCGGCAACGGTAAGGATGAAATTTCTGAAGTTTCAGAGGCATTTTATGAGGCTGTTTGTCAGATCAAAGCACTAAATGACTCAAGGCATCTTTTCTTAAGAAATATCATGCACGAGCTAAAAACGCCTATCACAAAGGGGCTGATCGCTGCTCAAATGATAGAAAAAAGCAAAAATCAAGAGAGGCTAATCTCCGTCTTTCACAAGCTTGAAAATTTAATAAACGAGCTTGCAGCGATCGAGCAGATCACTTCAAAGATAGGACTTACCAATAAAACGCCTTGCCTTATGAGGGATCTCATCGATGAGGCTATCGATATAGCGATGGTTGAAAAGGAGCATGTTGGTATCAGCGAGCTTGATGAGGTTAGGGTGATGGTTGATTTTAAGCTATTTTCAGTAGCTATAAAAAATATGATAGATAATGGTATAAAGTATTCAACCGATAAGCACGTAAATATCATGGTTAGCAAGGATCATATGAAATTTATAACCCAAGGCGAGAAGCTAAAAAATGACCTTGACTTTTACATCCAGCCATTTATCAAAGGCGAGGATGCGCAAAAGAGCTTTGGTCTAGGTTTATATATAGTTAGCAACATCCTTGAGGCTCATGGACTAAAATTTGGCTATGAATACAAAAATGGAATGAATGTCTTTATTTTTGAAAATTTACAAGATATAATAGCGGCGTAA
- a CDS encoding O-acetylhomoserine aminocarboxypropyltransferase/cysteine synthase family protein: protein MRQETAAIHVGYDTNEGFGTMAVPIFQSTAYDFGSAETAAARFDLKDNGYIYTRLSNPTTDIFEKRVAALEGGAAAIATASGQSALFYSIINLAQAGDNIIIAKKIYGGTTVLFTHTLKRFGIEARVFDSDTADDLESLIDEKTRAIFFETLSNPQISIPNIEKIVEIANKYGIISITDNTVPTPIIFQPLRHGVDVCVHSASKYMSGQGLSLAGVVVSANHLNEKLKGNKRYEHFNVPDASYHDIVYADMTDRFDIYTLRMRLAIVRDIGAVISPFNSWQLIQGLETLAVRVERHSQNALKVAKFLNSHKHIKSVAYPGLADNVDHAKAQKYFKDGMANGLFCFETDSFERAKKMLERVKLFKIVVNIGDTKSLITHPASTTHQQLSSEELIKAGITKELIRVSIGLENAEDLIADLAQALE, encoded by the coding sequence ATGAGGCAAGAAACCGCTGCGATCCACGTAGGCTACGACACAAACGAGGGCTTTGGCACGATGGCTGTGCCTATTTTTCAAAGCACAGCTTATGACTTTGGAAGTGCCGAGACAGCAGCTGCTAGGTTTGATCTAAAAGATAACGGCTACATCTACACAAGACTTAGCAACCCAACGACAGATATCTTTGAAAAAAGGGTCGCCGCACTTGAGGGCGGAGCCGCTGCGATAGCGACGGCAAGCGGTCAGTCAGCTTTGTTTTACAGCATCATAAATTTAGCCCAAGCAGGCGATAATATCATCATCGCTAAGAAAATTTATGGCGGCACGACAGTGCTTTTTACGCACACGCTGAAAAGATTTGGCATAGAGGCTAGAGTCTTTGACAGCGACACAGCTGATGATCTGGAGAGTTTGATAGACGAAAAAACTAGGGCTATATTTTTTGAAACGCTTTCAAATCCGCAAATTTCTATCCCAAATATCGAAAAAATCGTAGAAATCGCAAACAAATATGGCATCATCAGCATCACTGATAACACCGTGCCAACGCCTATCATCTTTCAGCCACTTCGCCACGGCGTCGATGTATGCGTGCATAGCGCTAGCAAATATATGAGCGGTCAGGGCCTTAGCCTAGCAGGTGTTGTTGTAAGTGCAAATCACCTAAACGAGAAGCTAAAAGGCAACAAGAGATATGAGCACTTTAACGTGCCAGATGCGAGCTATCACGACATCGTTTATGCTGATATGACGGATCGTTTTGATATCTACACGCTAAGAATGAGGCTTGCTATCGTGCGCGACATCGGCGCTGTGATATCTCCGTTTAACTCTTGGCAGCTCATACAAGGGCTTGAAACGCTTGCTGTTAGGGTTGAGAGACACTCGCAAAACGCGCTAAAAGTGGCTAAATTTCTAAACTCTCACAAGCATATAAAAAGCGTAGCATACCCAGGGCTTGCCGACAACGTAGATCACGCAAAGGCGCAAAAATACTTTAAAGATGGCATGGCAAATGGACTATTTTGCTTTGAGACTGATAGCTTTGAGCGCGCAAAAAAGATGCTAGAGCGCGTAAAACTCTTTAAGATCGTGGTAAATATCGGCGATACAAAGTCGCTCATCACGCACCCAGCATCGACTACGCACCAGCAGCTAAGCAGTGAAGAGCTCATCAAAGCTGGCATCACAAAAGAGCTGATAAGAGTTAGCATAGGCCTTGAAAATGCTGAAGATCTGATAGCTGATCTGGCTCAAGCCTTAGAATAA
- a CDS encoding HAD family hydrolase: MKVVIFDMDGTVIDSGEAIYKTVNEVRGELNLPPLEKEFIIKAINEPGRNLALEFYGIDTPSRSLKEGFEEKFKKFYDECATTYEGVKELLQKCKEAHYKVVLASNAPHDTLEKILKKNEIYELFDEVIGASKEIPQKPDPAMLHLAVSKTGANKAIFIGDSLKDELAAKNANMPYVQVCWGFGEESKSATYNAKNVGEAWEIILNF, from the coding sequence TTGAAAGTAGTTATTTTTGATATGGATGGCACTGTGATCGATAGCGGCGAGGCGATATATAAAACGGTAAATGAAGTAAGAGGTGAGCTAAATTTGCCGCCACTTGAAAAAGAATTTATCATAAAAGCGATCAATGAGCCAGGTAGAAATTTAGCCCTTGAGTTTTACGGCATCGACACGCCAAGCAGGAGCTTAAAAGAGGGTTTTGAAGAGAAATTTAAGAAATTTTACGATGAGTGTGCGACTACCTATGAGGGCGTAAAAGAGCTTTTGCAAAAGTGCAAAGAGGCTCACTATAAGGTCGTTTTGGCAAGCAACGCACCACACGATACGCTAGAGAAAATTTTAAAGAAAAATGAAATTTATGAGCTATTTGACGAGGTCATCGGCGCTAGCAAGGAGATACCGCAAAAGCCAGATCCTGCGATGCTTCACCTAGCTGTTAGTAAAACTGGGGCTAACAAGGCGATCTTTATAGGAGATAGCCTAAAAGACGAGCTAGCCGCTAAAAACGCAAATATGCCTTACGTGCAAGTTTGTTGGGGATTTGGCGAGGAGAGCAAAAGTGCCACGTATAACGCCAAAAATGTTGGCGAGGCTTGGGAGATAATATTAAATTTTTAA
- a CDS encoding DUF2018 family protein, with protein MIDIFEGSARDKFYDILFNANAVLVKNEIDKIFEKFVAMSELCEKHGISEDEIRNFILSEQDKVYNGVNDLYIELSGEILSQNE; from the coding sequence ATGATAGATATATTTGAGGGCAGTGCGAGGGATAAATTTTATGACATTTTGTTTAACGCAAATGCCGTTTTAGTTAAAAACGAGATAGATAAAATTTTTGAGAAATTTGTGGCTATGAGCGAGCTTTGCGAAAAGCATGGCATTAGTGAAGATGAGATCAGAAATTTTATACTCTCAGAGCAAGATAAAGTTTATAACGGAGTAAATGACCTGTATATCGAGCTTAGCGGAGAAATTTTAAGCCAAAATGAGTAG
- a CDS encoding polyprenyl synthetase family protein — translation MDKIDEIMSKFISELGYKEAFEMFLKISSGKKLRSKLLLKIAGESEISLKLCAIIELIHLASLLHDDVIDEANIRRGKPSINALFGSKNSVMLGDILYSKAYFELTKFDPSIAAVISDAVSKLSIGEMMDVKMAENFNENEQEYLKMIYYKTAVLIEATAICGAKLAGKDSEKFGIYGKNLGLAFQIVDDILDITQDEKTLGKPALNDFVEGKTTLPYIYLYKSLDEAGKTKLRSLWAKKLNADEISWLKENFDKTSSLNKAINEAKRLGSEAIEAIKEYKNAELEGIIKSMIDREF, via the coding sequence ATGGATAAAATCGATGAAATAATGAGCAAATTTATAAGCGAGCTTGGCTATAAAGAGGCGTTTGAGATGTTTTTAAAGATAAGCTCAGGCAAAAAGCTACGCTCAAAACTTCTTTTAAAGATCGCAGGAGAGAGTGAAATTTCTCTTAAGCTTTGCGCTATCATCGAGCTCATCCACCTTGCAAGCTTATTGCACGACGACGTCATAGACGAGGCAAATATAAGACGCGGCAAACCAAGCATAAACGCACTTTTTGGTAGTAAAAACTCAGTCATGCTAGGCGACATCCTCTATTCAAAGGCTTATTTCGAGCTTACAAAATTTGATCCAAGCATCGCAGCTGTCATCTCAGACGCGGTCAGTAAGTTAAGCATCGGCGAGATGATGGATGTGAAAATGGCTGAAAATTTTAATGAAAACGAGCAAGAATATTTAAAAATGATCTACTATAAAACAGCTGTTTTGATAGAAGCCACGGCTATTTGTGGGGCAAAGCTAGCTGGCAAAGATAGTGAGAAATTTGGCATTTATGGCAAAAATTTAGGTCTTGCATTTCAGATCGTTGATGATATCTTAGACATCACTCAAGATGAAAAAACGCTTGGCAAACCAGCGCTTAACGACTTTGTCGAGGGCAAAACGACACTTCCTTACATTTATCTTTATAAGAGCCTGGACGAGGCTGGTAAAACAAAGCTTAGATCGCTTTGGGCAAAGAAGTTAAACGCGGACGAAATTTCATGGCTAAAAGAAAATTTTGATAAAACTAGCTCGCTTAACAAGGCTATAAATGAAGCCAAAAGGCTTGGAAGTGAGGCGATAGAAGCGATAAAAGAGTATAAAAACGCCGAGCTTGAAGGGATCATAAAAAGCATGATAGATAGGGAATTTTGA